TCATGGACACGCCCCCTTCTGCCCCTTCTCAGAGGACATCGTGCTCTAGCCACTCGGTGACAGTCATTTTCAAGTGTTAGAGAGGATTTTTTGGGGGTAGGGATATTAATCACTGGTtgaaagcacttgcatgcaaagcctgctgacccaggtttgattcccagatggACAAAATAGctcatgtgcttggagttcatttgtagcaagagATTATCCTACAcattctctttgcaaataaatgtatttttaaaaaatgattttttttgttgttcctttTAAGACTTAACTTTGCCATGAGTTTTTAGCATACCCATTCAGACTCACTACAGAACAGTGATAGGAAATGTACTCCAAGGTCCTGCACTGTGTATGTGCCCACGAGCAATCAACCAGATACCCTCCTCTGACCATGGGAGAAGACCCTCCCTCACATACCACCCAGCTGGGCCCAGCTACCTCAGCACACTGGACTTTGGCAATGTAGCCATTGTTCTGCAACTCCATCCAGTTGGCTTCATAGAGCTTGGGCCCAATCAGAAAATTTAAGTCGACAATTTTGTCATCTTCCCGGACGAGGGTTGCGGTCAAACCGAGCTTGCAGTGGGCCTGCACGATGGTAAGGACCCGACGGAACATCTTGGCTGGAGGAACAAAGGGAACATTTATACTTTCTAAAGCCTTGCAACCCAACACTGGCCTCTGTGACATGACATGGGCTAACTGGAACTAAGCCATATAAGCATGGAACCAAACAAGTACTACAAAGCAAGAATAGTTCACTGTTTCACCATCACATTTAGCCCTGTTCAGAGGTGAAAGGGAagatgagggagaaaaaaagtcaAGGAGCTAGCACACCACGGCCTGTGCCTCCCAAAGGTGACCCAGAGTGCAGACAGCAATGTGAAACACAATCTAAATTTCACTCTAAAAACCCACTCACCCCAAAACTTATCCTAAGTACAGCTGGGGATTGAGGAAAGGGGGCGCAGCTCTGCTTTgcttccttccacctcccaaaacAGAGCCCAGGAGAGCAATAATGCCTGGCCACTGTTCTGCCAAGCACCCGCCCACCTTACCCAAGCCCCTCTCCCTGCTCTCCCAAGCACCCGCCCACCTTACCGAACCTTCTTCTCCCAATAAGACCAATGAAACCCACTTTTTCAACCAGCAACTTCCTTGCTACCTTTGTTATGACCATTGTAATTCTGATTTACCAAATACAACATATATAAGTGggatatgaaatatttaaaggaCTTAATTAATATGTAGATTTTGATGGGCACAGCTTTTAAAACTTCTAAcactttgctgggcatggtagtacaaggctttagtcccagcacttgggaaacagagataggaggatcaccatgagtttgaggtcagcttgagaatacatagtgaattccaagtcagccaaggctagagtgagacactaccctgaaaaaccaaaaaacaaacaaaaaaaaccttctaCCACTTTAAAGGAAGGTTAACATTTTTTGAGTCATGGGCTGAGGTAGAGCTCATATACAGATTTGTTTGTTTCCTACCAAAGTCAGAACACAGACCAATCTATCACCCCAACACCTGTCTGTCACTGTCCCTTATGGTCATTCCTCGACCCTCTGTTCACAAGCACGCAGTGTCTTTTGAGAGAAGGTCATGTAACCGTGCACTACACAACTTTCTGGCGCTGCCTTCTTGCAGCCGCAGGCCTGCAGAGCCAGCCAGGCCGTGGCACGCAGCGCTGGGTGCTCTTTCCAGCACGTGCTGCTCTAGCACATACCCACCTCAGCCCACGACCCAGACGCTCCCTGATGGGCACTGGAGATTATGAACAGACTTCATAAAGGTGTATATATAGGTTTTTGTTCATaaatctacctacctaccttgtGGGATGGATGAGCCATGAAGCAATTTTGCAATAAGCTGCCCAACGGTTTCCCAGAGTGACTGTACACTGTGCAAGCCCTCAGGCAAGGTGTGATTGTTCAGTTGCTCTAACACCTCCTCAGCCCTGGCATTGTATTTTGTGCTTTAGCCAATCTAACCAGCGTTTGAAGCATCTTATCACGTTCTTTTGTTTTGGTGTCCCCCAACCCtgtggtagggtcttattctatcccaggctgacctagaactcatctGTCGTCagctcactgagatcctcctatctcagcctcctgagtgctggcactgaAGGTGGaggctttagcccagactgagctggaactcacgCTGGGGCCCAGACCTCCTTCTGCTGAGGCTGAAGCACGAGCCACTGCTCCCAGCCCCCACCGCGCtgtcacagccatcttcctgagGGCTGACGATGACGAGCTCCTTTCCAAACGCTCACTGAGCTCCTGTGGACACCAGAGTGACATCTCCATCTCTTCTTCTGTCCGTGTCCAAACACTGCGGCTACTGCCTGAATTCATCAGATAATGTAAATCCCCATCTAAAGCCTAACTCTTGCCTGTCCCAAGAGGCCTTGGGGTACATGtttacacaagtgcacacacatgcatgcacacatacacagttaCTTTAAAAATGGGttaaaggagccaggtgtggtggcgcatgcctttaatctcagcactgaggaggcagaggtaggaggatcaccatgagttcgaggccagcctgagactacacagcgaattccaggtcagccagggctagagtgagaccctatcttgaaaagcaaaaacaggggGGGAGAGGCTAAAGGTCGACTTGCAACAATAACAAAGTTGGACGAAGGAAGGGTATTTTGTCCAGGCCAGTCATTAAGGAAGCTGTGAATGTGCATCCACCACCCAGCCTCAACCCACCCATGCTCAAGAATGACTTCAAAGCTTTACTTGGCAAGTTGCTACAGAGTGGGTAGAAGAGTCCTTCTCCGAACCCCAAAAAGTGGAAACTACACTACATAATAAGCAGAAAATTTACTTCTGTCCACTTACCTGGAATGGTGTGTACTTCATCCAGAATCATGAGGCCCCACTCTTGGGTTTTGAGCCACTCCATGACTCgctcagcctcccaagacctTTTGGTGGTGTGGCCCAGCATGGAATAAGTGCTAATGGCAATGGAGCAGCCTATGGGCTTGTCCTTGGCATCTGAGGTGAAGCGGCAAATCTGGCTGTCATCAATGGTGGACCACATCCTGAACTGGGCTTTCCACTGCTCCACAGACACAGCAGAGTTACCCAGTACCAGGCAGCGTTTTCTGACAGTGCACGCAGCAGTCACCCCAACCAGGGACTTCCCAGCACCTACAAGAAAGCAGGGATGATCCTATACCCAACACCAGGTTGAAATGAGCAACAGGAACAACCAGTGACTCAACAGTCTAAGCCAAGTTCTTCTAACAGCCCTCGCAACTGACTTCTGTGAGGCCCACACTGCTGCTTCTGCTTTCTTTAGGCGGAGGAGCTCCACCGACACCCATCACACTTAGTGGGTGCCGAGCCCTTCTGAAACTTCTCATGTGCCTCCCGTTCAAGCAGAAAAATCTCCAGGCCAACACTGAGCAGTGATGCTCCTGCCACCGTAATTTTACAGAAGGGAGGGGAAAGCTAAAGCAGAGCGCCTAGCCCAGAGTCAAGAGACACTGGTGTGGGCAGGGCACCCAGCACACATTCGACAAAGGAGACGCTCAGCAAATGACGGCTTTTAACAGACCCCACACAGTGCTCAAGCATTCTGAGTGCAAGCTTTCAGATAAACCACAGAAAATAAAGTTCCCAGGGCTTCCAAGTCTAGTAACACCTTCCATCCAAAgatcaagattaaaaaaaaaaaaaaatcaaactattcAGCATTGAGTCTTTCTTTACCACCACCCATGAAGGGCTTGTCAAACCCCCTCTTGGGCATGagttctgtcttccttccttatgTTCCacctataatctttttttttaacttaagaaaaaaaaataaatttatttatttatttgggagagagaaagaggcagagacagagaaaataggtgtggcaagggcctctagctgctgttaatgaaccccagacgcatgtgccaccttgtgcatctggcttacatgggtcctggggaaagtgaacctgggtcctttggctttgcagacaagtgccttagctgctaagccatctctccagcccccacctataATCTATAACACTTATAAACTTaactctctggtctgtggatttcaattctttgaattcataagacaagataCACAATATatctctacatatatatttttgaagtcAAAAACAGAAAACCCACAAAACTTTCAAACAAGAGTATCTGCACGCAGAAGCCCCATCCCCAGAGAGGCTGTCCAGTGAGGAGTCCACCGTGGCTTCTGGCTAAGAACCTGGGTAAGGATTCGACACTTAGAAGAGTGAAGTCAGGCAGGGGTTTGTGGGGTACACCACACCATCACAAGCCATCGAGATATAAGTGAATTTTCTAGGCTAGGGAACCTCCAAATCCACACTTCACATCACTGACTTCAAAGACTAAGAACTTAATGTGCAACAGTACCCTGTCAGCATCACTGTTCACCCACACCAGGTTCTAGTTTTCTTCACCACCTCCATTATCAGCCAAGACTTCACAGGCTGCTTAGCTCACCTATTTAGTCATTCCTTTCCCAAGCTGAATGAATTCTGTTACAGCCCTACCGGACTAGGCCAGGGACTGCTCACAGGAAGCACTCAGTCAGTATCTATCAAGTGCTGTATGAGAGGGAGTCCCCTGACCTCGGCCATTCGCTAGCAAGACCACAGTGCAGGGAGGCACAGTGAGAGAGTGGGAGGCAGCTGGCAGACACAGCTGCCCTGATACTTTCTTCATTCAGGCTTCACTTACCACAAGGAAGAACAATGACTCCTGAACGTGCACGCCCATTCCCAAACATCTTCCTCAGGCTCTTCTCTTGATAGGGTCGGAGGACAGCTGTGGGTTTCAGGTCAATGTTGATATCAGGGTTGACAGAATCATTCCGGAAATCATATTCTGCCAACAGGGGGTACTCCAGGTGGATGCAGCGTTTCTGGAGTTCCTCAATCATTTCCTGGAGTCAGTATGAAAGAAGTTTCACAAACTTAACTCTAAAGCATGCTGAAAACATTCTAAGAGGCTCAATGATCAAAATCTGGCATTTTATTCAGATGAACACAATTCCAGCTCATTCTTGCTAATAGGTAGGTTAAGTACAGAATAGGATcccgggggctggggagatgactcagttggtacATTGCTTACTATGTacgcatgaggaccagagttcagatccccaacataTGTAAACGACAAGCAGGGTGGCATTCCCCTACAaactcagcactagggaggtggatgCAGGCTCCCTgcggcttgctggctagcttgtttaGCTGAaatgaatgagctccaggttcagagagaaaccctgtctcaaaaaataaaacagagagcaACTGAGATCAACCTCTgaccaccagatgcatgcacctacaCGCACACAAACACCAAACGTGTGCACGCGCGCCtgggtgcacacacacagcagcacGAACCAGCAACATTGTCAAAATGAACTCTAATCAGAACCAAAGTTAATCCTCACACCCCCTCAGGAAGAGTGGAAATCAGCCTTGCAGCCTGAGGAAGAAGTCACTCAGACCCTGACTCCATGAGGAGGAATGATGCCACGGCCCACATGAGACACTGAGAACAGAAGTGAGGAACTGCTGGGAGTCCCTGTCTCACAGAGCACAGAGGGAGCTGACAAGGAGCTGAACTGTTCCACCGCCTGCTGAGTAAATACAGCAACCACAAGGACACATCCACGAACCTGCTTGACTTCAAAGGACACTGTCtgtgtctcctcctcttcctcctcatccttgtCCATTTGCTCATAAAAGTCAAAGAGGTCTGTAGGAATGTCTGATTTGCCCTGTGCATCTGTCACCTGGGAAGTGGAAGGCCCAGCACCGCCTTCCGCAGTCTTAGAGATCTGTGAAGAGGAAGGCAGGATTCCAGACTTGTACACGACACTGAAGCTGCTGTTTCAAACAGGAACCAAAGTTGTAAGGGAGGAAAGCAGCAGGGCCATTAGACTGCTAGTGCTGGGTTACAGGAGAGCTGAGGCCCTAAAACCCCAACCCCGCCCAGGGGACCCCGGAGCCCACGCACAGCAGATTTGCTTGTGAAAGTCTCCGTGATGAGCTCTGTGGCTTCCCCCTCAGCGTTTCTCAGGCGGCATTCCCGGATCACCGGGTCCTGAAGAAGATGCTGGATGACATCAGGGTGGGAGCTTTCAACGAAGTACCTacaagcagggaggaaggaagtccCTACTGACCTGCACACCATTTCCAGAACAATCCTGTACTCAGTTGATTAGATGGTCTGGATTTAGTGGCCTCGTAATTACTCTCCCCACTCTTTTGCCCAATCAAAGCTATGAGCTACAGGCCATAATATAACATATAAAGGTTGGAGCAAGACCTCatattttttctctaaatattttatttatttgagacagagagggagggagggaggggaaagggagagaaaatgggcatctcagggcctctagccactgcaaacaaactccagacacatgcaacactttcgtgcatctggctttatatgggcactggagaatcaaacttggatcatcaggctttgcaggcaatcaccttaactagtgatccatctctccagcccaaatttcataATGCTTAATTTACTTTCATGTGAGTgtacgggtgtgccagggtcttagcACTGCAATTGAAGACCtgcctagctttatgtgggcagctggggaattgaacccaggacagcaggttttgtaagcaagcacctctaaccactgggcaatccaTCTCCCAGGCCCATGACCTCATTTTGGAATCAGCATGTCAGTGGAGCAGGAGCAAGAGCCACATTTCGTTGCCACCTGCAGCAGCCTGAGAAGTTTTCAAAGATTTCCAGTCAGGTGAAACCAGCATTCTTAACTTTGCCACAGAAAAGAACTTTAGGATGAGTCAGCAGGAAGCAAAGTTGGagattattaagaaaaaaacaccaaCGGAAAGCATGGACATTAGGGTGAGAGAGAGGCACCTAGGAAAAGGACAGTGGGCATGGAAGTCATGGGTGCAGGCTTTTTGAGTCACACTTAGGGGCTTAGTAATAGCTACAGGCCATAACATGGTGGCTTCTGCAGTTTCATTGTTTAAGCATTTTTatcagcattttttcttttttttaaaaagtaaaagggaTCATACAGTGGCTCCTGAGGGGTGCAGTGGTACAGGCtgctaaaataaaaccaaaggtcACAAGGATAGAAGGAATCCTTGCTGTACGAGGTCAGGAGGAAGTGACGGTATTTGCttatatatgctttatttttgacactttcacacacacacatataacatattttgatcatattcacctcacCCTTGCATGCTCTTGTCCCCCTCCTACTCCCAATGAACCTCTTCCTCCTACTGTCAGGACATACATTTTGACTGTAAGCACAGCTCTTCATGTTCTTTGTGAAGTTCTCAGAATGCTACATGCTTACCACTGGGAAAGGAGGAAGGCTAAAAGTCAAAGATCATAAGCATGGTTCATTGTCctcttttagtttttcgaggtagggtctcgctctagcccaggcggacctggaattcactatgtagtctcaggctggtttcaaactgacagtgatcctcgtacctcagcctcccaagttctagcctaggattaaaggagtgcaccaccatgcccagcttcactatacatttttatttgaaatagctacagggctggagaaatggctcagctgcttgcctgcaaagcctaatgatttgagtttgattccccagtacccatataaagccagatgtacaacatggagcatgcatctggagtgtggctacagtggctagaggtcctagcattctctccttctctctgtctctccctgctcacaaatatataaatatttgaaatatctctaCATAAAAGGAATAATGTGCggttggggagatagttcagaaAGTAAAGTGCTTATAAGCACCTACATAAATAAATGCCAGGCAGATGTGGTGGCCCAgctgtaatcccaacccttgcAGAGATGAGAtttccagggcaagctggctagctatatTACCTgaactggcaagctctgggttcaagtgagaaactctgcctcagtaaataaagtggagagtaacCAAGGAAGATAcccgatgtcaacctctggcctccacatactcACATATgtcccaatacacacacacacacacacacacacacacgcacgcacgcacacaataTGGAATAGTCTCTACAAAGGCAAtcttcactatatatatattttgctctttcttttcttaaaagtttttcaaggtaggtctcactctagcccaggctgagactgacctgaaattcactatgtagtctcagggtggcttcagactcatggtgatcctcctacttctgcctcccaagtgctgggattaaaggcgtgtgccaccacggccagctttcTCCACAGCATATTTTGTTACCTGTGCTGGAATTCTTGACTCTCCAGACTTGGGTAAAGGGCTCTTTTCTCATGTGCCCCTTATTTTCTCCTTCTATTCTGCCTTAATCAGGATCTAATCTCAGCTCTGAAGTTACCGAGAGGGAACACATGTCAGTGAATGAATTTCCTGCTTAGGCCTCATCATTTATTCCTTTATCTATGGCTTCGGAGGAGCAAGACAGTGAGAGAAGACAACCCATAGTATCAGCTTCTGCCACAGCCCTCTCTCACCTGGCATGTGGAGGGTGAAGTGACCCTAGACAGGCCTCTCATGGAATCTCTTACCTGTTATGCTTCAGAACCAGCTTGACTTTTCCATAGCTGACAGTACACAACTGCAAGCAGACAAAGCACCAGACAGGCAAGATCAGTGCTCAAAATGCATTCACTACTGGTCATGTCTTACCACCTCCCAACCAAGTCAACGGTTTACTCAGGAAATCCCagtgtaagccaggcatggcagtgtacTCTTTTAATGccggcactcaagaggcagaggcaggctgatcaccatgggttcgaggccagcttgtgactacatagtgaatttcagatcactctgggcttgaatgagaccctacctcaaatcaaaacaaaacaaaacaaaaaatgcagcATACTGGACCAGCTGTTAACAACATAACTTAGGTGTCTCTCTGATTTGACTGACAGATTATGGtttattttaatcatatatatgCTTAGTTATACATAGAAAAAGATGTTAAGTAGGGATTTCTGCCCTAAAAGTTCATT
The genomic region above belongs to Jaculus jaculus isolate mJacJac1 chromosome 5, mJacJac1.mat.Y.cur, whole genome shotgun sequence and contains:
- the Ercc3 gene encoding general transcription and DNA repair factor IIH helicase subunit XPB isoform X2, with translation MGKRDRPDRDRKRSKKRHYEEEEDDEDEAPGNDSQEAVPSAAGKQVDEAGTKVDEYGAKDYRLQMPLKGDHTSRPLWVAPDGHIFLEAFSPVYKYAQDFLVAIAEPVCRPTHVHEYKLTAYSLYAAVSVGLQTSDITEYLRKLSKTGVPDGIVQFIKLCTVSYGKVKLVLKHNRYFVESSHPDVIQHLLQDPVIRECRLRNAEGEATELITETFTSKSAISKTAEGGAGPSTSQVTDAQGKSDIPTDLFDFYEQMDKDEEEEEETQTVSFEVKQEMIEELQKRCIHLEYPLLAEYDFRNDSVNPDINIDLKPTAVLRPYQEKSLRKMFGNGRARSGVIVLPCGAGKSLVGVTAACTVRKRCLVLGNSAVSVEQWKAQFRMWSTIDDSQICRFTSDAKDKPIGCSIAISTYSMLGHTTKRSWEAERVMEWLKTQEWGLMILDEVHTIPAKMFRRVLTIVQAHCKLGLTATLVREDDKIVDLNFLIGPKLYEANWMELQNNGYIAKVQCAEVWCPMSPEFYREYVAIKTKKRILLYTMNPNKFRACQFLIKFHERRNDKIIVFADNVFALKEYAIRLSKPYIYGPTSQGERMQILQNFKHNPKINTIFISKVGDTSFDLPEANVLIQISSHGGSRRQEAQRLGRVLRAKKRDGRRGVQRLFLLAGVPGHTGNGLLHQAAEIFGRSRLQL